The genomic DNA GGACGATGACCGTAACTTGATGACCTTTTGCGAGCGACTTGACGACACGAGCTCCGATTGTACCTGATGCACCTACAACTAATACTTTCATATGATAGGTCCCTCCTCGATAGATTAGTCACCTTTACTAATTTCCACTGTTCGAGAAAGAACAAACCCGTTTTGAAAAATTAATCGTTTTTTAGTGTCCCGTAAAACGTCGTATCGAGCTTCGCACGTAATTCCTTCAGTTCTTTTTCCTTCGGGAAATCATAGAAGATACCATTCATCCGCTCACTGACACCTTCCACTTCAAGGTGTTCCCGTTCCGAAAGCAAAGCAAGTGACAAACCGGCTGCCATCATTTGACGGACACTGACATCTAAATTCATTTCTTCCTTCATATAACGATTCGCTCCGGGAATACTGGACCAGCCCGTCGGTTTCATCAAATGCGTCGCCACTGCTTGAATGACTTCCGATTGACGATTCGCCCGTGCTACGTCCGTATCCGTTTTACGATGACGGGAATAGGCTAATGCCATCGCCCCGTCCATATGATATTCTTTTCCCTTTTGGAATGAATACTGATTGGCTTTGCCACTCGCATCTTGTTCCGAGAATGTTCCCGTCGAGACTAAATCGACTCCTCCGATTTCATCAATCAATCCGATGAAGCTGTCAAACGAAATGACAATCTTACTGTCGATGTCTTGATCCAGAAGTCCACTGACCGCACTACTCGTACAGTCTTCGCCACCGTAAGCGAACGCATGAGTAATTTTATCTTTTTTCCCGTTTTCACAATCGATCGGTGTATACGTATCCCGAGGAATCGACGTCAATTGAATCGTCCGCGAGAGCGGTACGAATTGCATGACGGACAGTGAATCCGACCTCGAACCACGCAGTGACTCTCCCGGTCGCGCGTCACTCCCGATCAGAAGAAACGTAAACGGTTGTGATCCAAAGATGATGGCCGCAATCACGACAAGTAATAAGAAACCAATCAGCTTTGATTTGAATCGACGTTTCTTTTTTGGAACCGGCTGTTTTTTCAACCGCTGATCAGATCCAGCCTCACGCGCCGGTTCTTTAGTTCTGCTGCTTCTTGACGCACGGCGTTGGCTAAAACGATTCAAGGCTAAACTGACTAATCGCGTTCCCGAACGCAGGATGGTTCCGGCGCCCGATTTCATGCGTTTTGTATTGGATGCTTTTTCAGGAGCAGCCTCTTGCGCGCGTGACCATCCCAACGGTTCGTCTAAATACCGCTGACTGGCAGACAGTTCGTTTTCATGAGGTGGATCCACGGATTCCCGTGAGGCTTTTTCCTGTTCCATTTTTTCTGATTCACGCAGCTCTTCCTGACGTCTGCGTTCTAGACGAGAACGTCCCGAATGAAATTCTTCCATAGGTTACCTCCGTATCAATCTCGAGCTAAATGTTTTTCCTGTAAAAAGTCACGCATATACGTCCGTTTCGGCTCCTTCATCGAAGCAGCCATCTGATAGACCCAGCCTTCCGTCCGGCGTCCATCCGTCCGTTCTCCGTAGTACGCAGACGTTTCATTCTCATACTGTGACAACAATTGGCGCATCGTGTCGTCATTAGTATACGTATTCCGGTGGAAGACCGCATCCATCGGAAGGCGGGGTTTTTTCCCCGGCTGTTGATCGGGAATTCCTACTGCGACTCCAAATAATGGAACGACGTGGTTCGGCAACGCAAGCAGTTCACTCACTTTGACCGCATCATTTCGTAGCGAACCGATGTAGACGGTCCCGTATCCTAATGATTCTGCTGCAATGACTAGGTTTTGAGCAGCTAAACCGGCATCGACCGCGCCGACAATCAACGCTTCCGTCGTTTCGACCGTCCGCTCGACGGAACCGGATGCAATTTCTGCTGCCAGGATATGTTTATGATAATCGATACAAAAAACGAAAAAGTAACTGTTCTCCGCGACATATGATTGACCGCTCGCCACGTCTACTAACTGTTGTTTCAGCCCTTCGTCTTCGACGCCGATGATGGCATAGGCCTGCTGATAAGAAGATGTAGAAGCCGACTGCGCAGAACGAACGAGCGTCTCAATTGTCTCTTGATTTAATTGATGGGGCTTGAATTTACGGATAGACCGGTGGTTAAGTAACTGTTCGATTGTTTCATTCATGAATAATCGCTCCCTTTTGGTTAATGATTCTCTTAACGATAGGCAAACATTTAAGTAAGTGCAAATGTTAGATATCCATGTTCACAAACAATCGTCTGTTATTTCCGCCCACTGTCGGTTACTTCTTAAAAAAATCGGGAAAAGGATAAAACTAATGTTGTGTCTTTTTGGCGAAGGAGGGCGATCATGAGAATTCGTAAGCTCCGTCTTTTACTTGAACAATATGGCGATACGACCCTTCGCGACATCATCGTAGAAATCTATCGCCAGCTTCCCAAACAAGTCATCGAAGAAAAAGACCTTGATTTGATGTTATCCCAGTTTGCTAAGTATAAAGGACTACAAAAAGAACACGACCAACCGACCGTTGAACAAACCATCGAGCAAACGGAACAATTCATCCAACTTGCTTATGATTTACACTATTTGGAGCCAAATGAGCTCGTCTCCATACGCGAACAAAAAAACTGGTATGTGACTGCGAAACGCCTGCTAAAACACTTACGGCATTATATCGGTCGAAAAAATGGAACACGGGTTGCTTTTGAGGAATTCTTTTTTTTACTCTCCTCAGCTGCTGGAGAAGAACCGCTTTTCTTAAGTAATGATCCCTTCCGGCTGATTAAAGTCACGCAAGTGGAATTGTTCGAAGAACTGGTCGGTTATTACAAACTTGATGCATCAGACCAGTCTTGGATGCAACGTGCCATCTATACCGCCGTCAAGGTGCCCATCGATGTCGACACGGAGCGAAGTGACCTCTTCCTCGCCGTCCTCACACATTGCACGAATGTGAGTGAACGGGAATCCTATGTCGCATTGCTGAACACACATGCGAAGAAACTCCAGATGAAAGTCCGGATTGACGCGGATGTTCTCGTGTTATATCAAGAGATACGTTTTGCTGAACTGCATGCCTTAATCGCCTTACGCGAACTCGAACGTGCTGAAGCAATGCTGTTTACGGAATATATCCCTTATTTTTCACATCGTTCGACACCCTTCCGGTATTATCTGGATTTGCTTGAACAAGCCGGATTAAATGACGAACATGACCGAATCGAACGGGTCGGGCGACGGAAACACATTCATTTTTAAAGTAAAAAAATCCATTAAAAAAGACGAAACGTTCTTCGGCAAGCCCCGAGAACCTATCGTCTTTTTCCTTTAATCTGTAGCATTCACGATTCCTAATCCGACTGTTGCAAGTAAAGCAATGCAGGCGAATAAAAAAGCCATGTCATTCGGTGAGTCGAACCCATCATAGGTCGGCTCTTTTTGATCCGTGATAATCTCATCCATCGTCCCATAGCTGCCGTACGTAGTGGATTCCCGGACTGTTGCATCTTTTTTTTCGATTTCCTGTGCTTGAACAGGATTCATGCCGATCAAGATCCAAAAAAGACCTAACGCCATCAGCAGTTTCGCCATCTCATCACCGCCTAATTATTTACCTTTAATTTCAATAAAAACCATTTATATACCATTAATTTGTTATAATTCACGTACTGGCTTTCATTTTTCTGAAAGGACGTGCACGTGTTGAACATTTTATCGTATGATCAGTTATCTCACCCACAACGCCGTTTGGTCCATCGTTTACTCCGAACCAATCCGTCTCCCCCTTCGTCATTTTCCTATCCGCCGACCGAACACCGGCAATGGACGATTTGGAATGAAGAGTGTGTGCAGGCTACGCTCGGATTTCATGTTTTTGAACATTGTGTTCAGCTCTTAAATGCTTCCTATACCGATTTACAGGCATTCCAGCGCCTCGCACACTATGTCCATTCCGAGGCACTTTCGTTTTCGCCCCGTCACATCGACGTCCAAATCATACCGCCTTACGACTTTGGTTTTGTCACGACCTGGAACGCTTTAGGTTACTGTTTTTCCAGTGAACAGTTCCGACTGATTGGTCTGACACACGATCGGCCTGCCTCCGTCCAGTTCAAACCTCTCTCCTCACGTAATCGCCATCTGTTCTTAACGATCCGTAACGAAGCCATCCGTTATTCTGAATTTCTTTTCCCTTACGATACTGTCTATCTCGACTATTTAATCGATCAAGGTGTCTTGCCTTATCTCGTCTACGACAAGAAAACGATTGTCGGAACAATTTTAATGGAACAGCATAAACAAGTCGTCCGCCTTTTGGAAATCGCATGTTTGCCCCAATTAAAAAACCAAGGCTACGGTCGCCGGATTTTAGATACCTTCCAAATGAAGTTACACAAGAAAAATATCTTATCTTTTGAAGTCTATTGTTGTTCCACACATCAAGAAGCTCTTCGTCTCTATCAACCGACTGCTTTTTGTGATATTCAAATTTTTTCGAATTGGCACCGTTATTCTTGTGAACCGGTTTCGTTAGTCACGTAACCGTTGAACGATTTCCAAGTATTCATTGAGTACATACTGATTATCCAGCGTCTTAAAATCAACGCCTGCCTGCTGTTTTAATTGGTTGCCGATAACAAATAAACTTTCGTAATAATCCGTTCCCATGCTTGCCGCAAGACCCGGCTGATGATTATGGAATGCCAACAGTGCATCTTTTACGATTTCTTGCTGATTTGGTTCCATCAAAACATCTTCTAACATTTTCGGGAATTGTTCAATCTGGCGACCGACAATCGCATAAAAGAGCGGAAAATGTTTGGCATACCGAAATGCTACTTCGTAACGGGTATGATTAACAATTGATCGTACACTGTCGAACTTTGCACGTTGAAGACGTTCCGCCAAGCCGACTGTCGCAGGATGCTTAAACAAAGAAAGACTCTGTTCATCCAGTGCTTGTTCGTGCGTCAACAATAACACGATGTCCAGTGTATTGATTTCATCCGTTTCGAGAAAACGGTCACTTCGTTGCAACACCGTTGTGTAATCCAGGTCCACCCCTGAATCGACTGCAAGTTGAAATAAGACAGGATCATAGACGGTATATAGACCTACAGGGAAAGATAACGGCTGCCTGACAAGTGACCGGTGACCTTCCACTGTCACGATTTGATTCAGATCCAATCCATTCGCAAGTAACTGTTGAAATAGTGGCGCTCCCTGGCCGCTTTCTGTCAATTTCATCAACAGGCGATCCACCTCAATCAGCGGCTGTTCCGTCTCAAGGGCTAAAGTCAGGTGTTTATCTGATTGCAGCGCAACAGCTCGTCCGATAAAATTCAAGGCTTGCCGCTCTTGTCCTGTCAGTAGTTGATTGTATGTCTGAAAGGTCTCACTCTCAAGTGTAAGAAAAGCATTCAGCGCTGGAGCGATTGCTTCGTTTTTAACAAATCTTTTCATAATCAGTGTCCTCCTGCATGATGTCTCTCTTCGTAGTGTACGCAATATTGAATCTTCTTGAAAGACTCAAAAAAAATCTTGGGCGCTTCTAAAGAAAAGGAAGCGCCCAAGATTTTTCATTTTTTACTTACCTGCAGATGGGAATTCCGGAATGCTTCATCCTGTTTTCCGGTTTTTTCAACACTGGTTCCGACTGAACCGCTGTATTCGATCTGTTGTTTAGGCTGAATGAATTCATAAGTAATAGCCGGCTCACCGCGTAAACGTACTTTAATCACTTGACGATGTTGAATTGAAAAAGAGGCCTTTACTTCGAGTAGTGACGTTTTATCGATGTCGTGTTGCGTTTGTAACACCTTCGCCAACTGTTCTTCTGCACTGCGTTGGCTACTTTGAAGTTCAGCGTAGGAAATTCCTACAGCAAACGCCAATACGCCAATCAAACTTAACGCGAGAATGACCAGTACTTTTCTCAATGACTGACTCACCTCCAGACAAAGTTCTTCCTGCTCTCTTCATCGGTTCGTCCGTCCTATTCCTGAAGTCTTTTTGAAACTTCCTCCAAGTTCATCTGCATGTCCAAATGGGGAATCCCGTCCTCTAAATATACGTCCGACATTTCCTTAAAACCAAATGAACCGTAAAATTGTTTTAAGTGTGCCTGAGCCTGAAGGTCAATCAATGCTTCACCCTGTCCTTGAATGTGAACAATCGCTTCGTTTAAGAGTTTTCTTGCGATACCGTTTGACCGGTAACCGGTTTGTACCGCCACCCGACCGATTGCGACTGCGCCTGACAGCTTTCTCGGCAAGATGCGCAGACAACCAATCAAATGTTGACCGTCGTACGCGAGACCATGCAGTGCCTCCTGGTCACGATTATCGAGTTCTGGATACGGACAGTTTTGTTCTACGACAAATATATCCGTTCTTAATTTCAATAATTGATATAAGCTTGCACCGTCCAACTCATCAAATGCCATCCACTTTGTCTGATACATACCTGATCCGCTCCTCTGTACTTTCGAAAAATCAACCTCTGAACAGCCGGGATAACCGGCAAGAATAGATGACGACCGGAACCCCGTTATACATCGTATCTTTCTCCCATTGTAACCCATTCGCACGAGCGACATTTTGCGAAGAATGATTTTCCGGGTGAATGATGGAAATCAGACGATCATGCCCTCTTTCGAACGCTTCGCGCATTAATCGTTTGGCCGCTTCCCGGCCGTATCCGACCTTCCAATGAATCGGCGTCAACCAGTAGCCGACTTCTAATTCCTCGATTCCATCAACTTTTTGTAAAACCAGCCCGGCAAAACCAACAGGTTCATTCGTCTCTTTTTTGATCAACAGTAAAAAACCTGTTTGCCGTTCATCCTCATAACGATCGAATTGCCGTTCGAACCAGTTTCGCGCCTCTTCTTCTTCCAACATGACACCACCGTTGATATAACGCATGACCTGTTCATTTTGCACAAGGGTTTTATAAAAAATAAAATCGTCTTCCACAAACGGTCGCATCTCCAGCCGTTCACTCTCCATTTCAATCCCCCTCTTTCCGAATAGAAGCTGTTTTCTTTAATTTTCCCTTTTTTACATTCATTCATTCATAATCCATTCATTTTCACAAAAAGAAAACGATATCTACATGTTGATTCGATTACATTCTTCAGGAACCGCTTGCTTTTTATCTGTCAACTCTGTATTTTGGGAACAGTATGCTAAACATCAATCACGGAATTAGTGTAAAATATATTTTGAGCATTTTTTTGGCTGAATGGAATTTATGAAAAAGGACTGAGACATGATGACTGAGCAATTATTAGCTGGATTATATGAAGGTATTGCAAAAGAAGCTGTATTGATTAACGAACCCTTAAAAAACCATACGTATACTAAGATGGGTGGATTGGCAGATCTCTTCCTCATCCCGTCGACATATGAAGAAACTGCATTCGCCGTCCGATACGCGTATGAAAATGACCTCCCCTTGACGATGCTTGGAAACGGCTCGAATCTTGTCGTCCGCGACGGCGGTATCCGCGGGATCGTTTTATCTTTTGAAAAATTAACGGATATTTCGGTCGAAGGTCACGAACTGATTGCTCAAAGCGGTGCTGCCATCATCCACGCTTCACGTATCGCTTACGACCATGCTTTAAGTGGCCTTGAGTTTGCCTGCGGCATCCCCGGAACGATTGGCGGAGCATTGATCATGAATGCCGGAGCATATGGCGGAGAAGTAAAAGACTGTCTCCACAGTGCAACCGTCTTGACACGCAAAGGTGAATTATTGAATATCTCACATGAAGAACTCGAGCTCGGATACCGGACGAGCTGTTTTTCAAAAAAAGAGTACATCATTTTAGAAGGACGTTTTTCGTTAACAGAAGGCGATCCTGCCCTGATTAAAGAAATGATGGATGATTTGACACATAAACGTGAGACAAAACAACCACTTGAGTACCCTTCTTGCGGGAGTGTCTTTAAACGACCGGAAGGATATTTCGCTGGTAAGTTAATTCAAGATAGCGGGTTACAAGGGGCACGAATCGGTGGTGCAGAAGTTTCTCAAAAACATGCCGGTTTCATCGTTAACATCAAAGACGCAACGGCCACCGACTACATTTCGCTCATCCGCCACGTGCAGGAAACCGTTCAAGAAAAGTTCGGCATCTTACTGGAGCCGGAAGTGAAAATCATCG from Exiguobacterium sibiricum 7-3 includes the following:
- a CDS encoding LCP family protein; its protein translation is MEEFHSGRSRLERRRQEELRESEKMEQEKASRESVDPPHENELSASQRYLDEPLGWSRAQEAAPEKASNTKRMKSGAGTILRSGTRLVSLALNRFSQRRASRSSRTKEPAREAGSDQRLKKQPVPKKKRRFKSKLIGFLLLVVIAAIIFGSQPFTFLLIGSDARPGESLRGSRSDSLSVMQFVPLSRTIQLTSIPRDTYTPIDCENGKKDKITHAFAYGGEDCTSSAVSGLLDQDIDSKIVISFDSFIGLIDEIGGVDLVSTGTFSEQDASGKANQYSFQKGKEYHMDGAMALAYSRHRKTDTDVARANRQSEVIQAVATHLMKPTGWSSIPGANRYMKEEMNLDVSVRQMMAAGLSLALLSEREHLEVEGVSERMNGIFYDFPKEKELKELRAKLDTTFYGTLKND
- the nfsA gene encoding oxygen-insensitive NADPH nitroreductase, giving the protein MNETIEQLLNHRSIRKFKPHQLNQETIETLVRSAQSASTSSYQQAYAIIGVEDEGLKQQLVDVASGQSYVAENSYFFVFCIDYHKHILAAEIASGSVERTVETTEALIVGAVDAGLAAQNLVIAAESLGYGTVYIGSLRNDAVKVSELLALPNHVVPLFGVAVGIPDQQPGKKPRLPMDAVFHRNTYTNDDTMRQLLSQYENETSAYYGERTDGRRTEGWVYQMAASMKEPKRTYMRDFLQEKHLARD
- a CDS encoding GNAT family N-acetyltransferase, with amino-acid sequence MLNILSYDQLSHPQRRLVHRLLRTNPSPPSSFSYPPTEHRQWTIWNEECVQATLGFHVFEHCVQLLNASYTDLQAFQRLAHYVHSEALSFSPRHIDVQIIPPYDFGFVTTWNALGYCFSSEQFRLIGLTHDRPASVQFKPLSSRNRHLFLTIRNEAIRYSEFLFPYDTVYLDYLIDQGVLPYLVYDKKTIVGTILMEQHKQVVRLLEIACLPQLKNQGYGRRILDTFQMKLHKKNILSFEVYCCSTHQEALRLYQPTAFCDIQIFSNWHRYSCEPVSLVT
- a CDS encoding GNAT family N-acetyltransferase yields the protein MYQTKWMAFDELDGASLYQLLKLRTDIFVVEQNCPYPELDNRDQEALHGLAYDGQHLIGCLRILPRKLSGAVAIGRVAVQTGYRSNGIARKLLNEAIVHIQGQGEALIDLQAQAHLKQFYGSFGFKEMSDVYLEDGIPHLDMQMNLEEVSKRLQE
- a CDS encoding GNAT family N-acetyltransferase; translated protein: MESERLEMRPFVEDDFIFYKTLVQNEQVMRYINGGVMLEEEEARNWFERQFDRYEDERQTGFLLLIKKETNEPVGFAGLVLQKVDGIEELEVGYWLTPIHWKVGYGREAAKRLMREAFERGHDRLISIIHPENHSSQNVARANGLQWEKDTMYNGVPVVIYSCRLSRLFRG
- the murB gene encoding UDP-N-acetylmuramate dehydrogenase yields the protein MMTEQLLAGLYEGIAKEAVLINEPLKNHTYTKMGGLADLFLIPSTYEETAFAVRYAYENDLPLTMLGNGSNLVVRDGGIRGIVLSFEKLTDISVEGHELIAQSGAAIIHASRIAYDHALSGLEFACGIPGTIGGALIMNAGAYGGEVKDCLHSATVLTRKGELLNISHEELELGYRTSCFSKKEYIILEGRFSLTEGDPALIKEMMDDLTHKRETKQPLEYPSCGSVFKRPEGYFAGKLIQDSGLQGARIGGAEVSQKHAGFIVNIKDATATDYISLIRHVQETVQEKFGILLEPEVKIIGEEA